The stretch of DNA ACGAGTGATTTGGCCTCCCTGTTGCACGGGCCGTCGAGCAGCAGCCTGCGCCCGACGCGACGCCGCTGACCTTCTGGACAGGAAACCTGAGCAGGAGGAGGAGCTCGAGGTGGCAAGCTCGGACAAGCCCTTTGCGGGCACCTCCGCTGACGGCATTGGCCATGCATCCGATCGTATGCAGCGGCGTGTAAGATGCAGTCCAGGGAGCAACACATCGTGTGCGTATGTATTCTGGGCGAGATCGGATCAGCATGTtcattgtgtactccctccgttccaaaatagatgacccacaCTTTGTACTAACTAGTACTAGTACAAAGtgtgggtcatctattttggaacggagggagtacctgcGTGTTTTGCCGGCGGCTAGAATCAATCCAGCAGCTTCTTTGCACTTCGTGTTCTGTCAGGAAACATCGACTAGCCGCCGCACGCATGGAAAGCGGGCCAAGCACCTCTATCTCGCGCACATGTCGAGCGCAGCTCGCGCTCCTTCCTGGAGCACGCCTGCCTCACAGGAGACCCATGGCCGCGCCCTGGTGCACCGGCTCATTGCAGGAGCTCGCGTGGTGCCCCTCCATCCATCCTAGCTACGGCCATATCAAGCCCAACCACAACATGAATTGAAGAACGGTAAGTCCGTAAGTGCAGACCTTGTTTTTATGAGGATCCCGCGCGAGCGGGCAGACTTGAGCCACCAGCGGTGGCAGCGACAGGAGTAAAAGAGCAGCTTTGGGAGCTTCACGCAGTTGACCCTGCCTTCAGCACTCTAGCAGACTAAGGGCATCCTACACAGGCCATCGTTCATCAGCCTCACCATGGACCGCCCATGGACCGCCCGGGCCGACGCGCACTGAGCCGCACCACGCTGGCTGCAGGCGCCCCCCGGGTGCACCCCCGGCCGGGCGCCGTCGACACGCACTGCCGCTCGCTGAGCATTATACCGAGCACCTTTCGTGCACGTGTCCGAGTCAAAAACCACACCGCGTCAGCAGAAAATCACCCTAAGCAAGATGCGGGATTAAACTTATCCGGTTTTGAAAGTTGAGGGACTAAACTTATCCGGTTTTGAAAGTTGGAGGACTAAGTTTTGCTGGTTTCGGAGTCGAGAGACTATTGCTATACTTTTGAAAGAGTTGAAGGTCGAAAAATATACTTATCccacttgtaaaatgtgaatatGCTTTTTCCTAGTGGACTTAACAGCACTGATACAACAATGATCCTTTTCTGTCATTACTGTTACTGTATGTGTTCATTTCTTTCATGACCTTTGTCCCGTGTGGACTCGGCAACGGCGACGCTATGCGTCGTTTTCCCTCTTGGGACGTTGTCGTGGAGTTTAGATGTGCTAGGTCGTAGCGTGGAGTGTGTTTAGTTCTCCCGGTGTTCTTTGTTGGTAGCGTAGTCGCGTGCGTATTGTGTGTGTCGTTTATCACAGGATCGGCTCTGTAAGAGGGTTACCTCACCACCTTGTATCGTTCGGCCGTGTACTTCTTCCGatgttgctttatatataaaatGGGGCGAAAGCCTGTTTCGAGAAGAGAGTTCCTTGCTTGTTTTGTTCTTCCATGTTTGCAAAATCTGCATGCACTGGCAATTCATTGAACTATCATGTTCTTTTCTGAATAGGCCTATTCGACATGGATAGTACAGCTGAAGATGTTCAGAAAGAGATAGCCAAGTGCATGGACATGGCCAAAGATGGCTTCGATGCTATGCTTATGGTCTTTTCAGCTCAGTCTCGGTTTTCTTGTGAAGATGAGAAGGCAATTGAGTCAATCAAACTGCTCTTTGGCAATGAAGTCCTTGATCACATGATATTAGTTTTCACACATGGAGATGTAGTAGGGGGCGAAAGCCGTTGGAAGAAAAAGTTAACTGACAGTGCCCCAGCATATCTCCAGGTTAATTTCATGTCTGTCGATCACTCGCAAAGAGCTTTAATTTTGACTGCATTTCATGATATCCTTGAGTCCAATCTGTTTGCATGTCGCTTACACTTGAATGCTCGTTTTTACAGGACATGGTGGACCTATTTGCAGACAGAGTTGTTCTCTTTGACAATAACACCAGTGATATGCAGCAGCGCGAGTATCAGCTCAAAAAATTGTTCCGTGCGGTGGATTTTGTCATATCAAGAAATCATGGCAGACCGTTCTGCAACCAGATGTTCACTCAGATTAAGGTAATTCAATGTTGAGTAGTATTATCTTTGACTGATTTTTCAGTTTTCACATCAGTGTTTTTTGTTCTCGTTGCAGGAAATGCATCCAGTATCCATATCAAATAAAGAGATATATGATGACTACCTTAAACAGATAAGCAAGATGGTAAGGGTTTTCTAATATATAATTTGAGTTCACCATGTAAATGTGATAATGTTTCCTGTTGAAGTTTTGCAGAATACTGTATTTGTTCCATGGCAGTGATTATatctacacacacacacatacacacacacacacacacacacacacacacacacacatatgcTAGTAATTTGCATGTGCTTTGCACGTCAGATTATTATGTAATAGAAAACACTAAACCATTAGAATTACAACTAAAGCaccaatgttatgataaattcATGATGTAATTTTTAAAAGGGGTTTCTACTTTTTAGTGGGAACTCATGGAAGCTTTTTGATTCTTCACATCAGATCACAAAAATGCAACAATGCATTAGGCAAAgcctttatttttttaaaacaaaAATGTCATGAATACCTTTTTGGGCATTTGTACAGTTCTTTCCCGGATTTCATAATTAACCTAGCAATTATATATTCCTTAATTAATACATCAACCATGAAATTTATACATGAGTTTGTAAAAATAATAATatatttgcaaaaataatataatccATTGTGTTCTTCCATGTACTTAAATTCACACATGAGTTGTTACATTATTATTGTCAATTAGTTGTTATTTCTATAAAAAAGTGTTCATAAATAATGTTAGATGAAAATTAACCTTCACAACCCCAACCGTCGTCTTTATTATAAGTAAAACTGTTTTTTAACGCCAAAGCTCTCCCTTGCAACAGCATTACTTTATTGTACTCCCTTCCGttctttttagttcgcatataagatttatctgaagtcaaacctcgtaaactttgaccaagtttatagaaaaaaatacAAACATTTAGAATGTGAAATCAACAACATTAGATGCGTCATGACTTTACTTTTCATATCGTATAAATTTAGCATTATAAATGttaatattttttcatataaatatgtttaagctttatgaagtttgacttcagataATCCTTATATatagagtaaaaaggaccggagggagtacttcaTTTTAATTGGCTATGTCGGGGGAGTACATCTCTCTGAACCTATCCCCCAactaaaaaattaaaaaatattcCCACTGCTTCTTCTGCACCGGTATGTGTGCATCTCTCTTTCGCTGTGCACTGTGCACTGTTCAGGCCGTCACCATCATGTGTGCACTGTGCAGGCAGCCACTATAGCCTAGCCTATGCACCACACATGCGTCGAGTGAAATGTCCAGAACCTGTCCACCACACATGCACACGGGGAATGGTAGCTGTCCGATTTGACCGATCTACGGCCAGGAATGCAGGGATTCGCGGTTGTACAGTAGCATTCGTTAGGGTTTCGCCCATTTAACACCGTCCGATGCTGTAAATCAATGGCATGCAAGTCATGTAGGATATTCTGGGGACAGTTTTGGGTGTACCTATCATAGGTCACACTGCTACACTATATAGGACTAGTATGCGTGCACGCGCAATGCGCGTCTTTACGTTGCTAAGTGATTTCGGTAAAAATAAGTCATAAAAATGCCTGGAGAAATGATTCAAGACAAATGACCATTGTGCATGTATGGAAGCATAAAGAAAATAATAGGAATTAGCATAAGAAAGCTTGTCACGTTCTTACGACAGTAACTATCACATGAATATGTAATTTGCAAAAAAATTAGGGTACCAATTGCGGAAAATATATAAATGAACCAGGGTATATATGAACTCACCTTGGAAACACATTTCTAAATcctcaaaaaaaattaaaaaagcTGCACGCGCACATCTCCATGTTCTATCTCTGCACAGAAACTTTCACGGAAAAACATTTTTTTTGCATATGCAAAAAAGACAAAACAACGTGTCGTAAAATGTTACTTAGAAGCACTGAAATTTGTCTTTTATGCGGAGGTAAAATAAAAAGACATTTTTTCGTAAAACTTTGTATCGCGCATATATATTGCGAAGATGTATGCGTGAAATTTTATTTGGTATTTTTTCACATTTTAACGCACGTTCAAAATCCATTTTTTAAAAACAGGTTCATATGTATGTACGTACCTAGGTTCAGGTAGTGCCTCCTCTACCTATGGCTATGTTTTACTGTAACTTTCCACCCAGAATTGCACGTGAGACGGGTTCATATGTGCGCTATGCACTGTTTTGTTTTGTTTACCTTTTAATTTTTTATTCTTATTCTTCACCTCCTGTCAGACTTTTTTTTAAGT from Triticum urartu cultivar G1812 unplaced genomic scaffold, Tu2.1 TuUngrouped_contig_5424, whole genome shotgun sequence encodes:
- the LOC125529202 gene encoding immune-associated nucleotide-binding protein 9-like, which gives rise to MDSTAEDVQKEIAKCMDMAKDGFDAMLMVFSAQSRFSCEDEKAIESIKLLFGNEVLDHMILVFTHGDVVGGESRWKKKLTDSAPAYLQDMVDLFADRVVLFDNNTSDMQQREYQLKKLFRAVDFVISRNHGRPFCNQMFTQIKEMHPVSISNKEIYDDYLKQISKMVEEKLNSTIARLETQLHEEQKERQAVENSLREEIHALKDSLKKAEEEANKSSSKCIIL